In Danio aesculapii chromosome 12, fDanAes4.1, whole genome shotgun sequence, the sequence accagagaattttgtttctcaccactctactatacaggcctgattggtggattgctgcacagatggttgtccttctgtaaggttctcctctctccacagaagaacgctggagctcagacagagtgatcatcgagttattgatcaccttcctgaccaaggcccttctcccccgatcactcagctttgagcagcagaaatttttctgtaaccttccaaagccttgtgcctcaagacaatcctgtctcggaggtctacagacaattactttgtcttcatgtttgtgctttgacatgcactgtcaaccctgggaccttatatagacaggtgtatgccttttcaaattatttcaaattaacGGAATTTAACACAggtgaaacatctcaagaatgatcagtggaaacagaatgtacctgagctcaatttagagcttcacagcaaaggctgtgaatacttatgtacatgtgatttttcaggttttttatttttaataaatgtctgttgaagaagcagtatcaacagatattaagcagtctactaatactcaaatgaaccatacATAGAGTGTTATATGTAAAGatataataaagtgttacccagtgtTTGTGATAAAGGAAAGTGTTATTTCAGTACTTTTAAATATCTCAGTATTCAAAAATCAGTCAAAAAGAAATGCACATATCAACATTGTCTTTTAATGATAAATAGGAAtttgaaaatatgtttatatattgctGGCAGAAATGTGACAAAAAGCCTTAAACAGTAAATCTTATGCATACTTTATCAATAAATATCCtgctaaataaatatttggtaagtaacttatatagtataaataaatatgtgttattttgttttcatacaaTAAAGGtgctgaattatttattttaaaaagcttatTTGAATTCTGATCGAATTCACAATATGTACAATGCTGATGCTCTTGAAGGGAAAAGCAATGAGTTTGATTGCCGACTCATTAAGCATAGAGGAGAAGAATCACAGTATAgtcctttataaataaatattattcaatAGTAATTTATTTCAAGAATGATCTCTACCTCCTAGGCCACGATGTTCGGAAATAAAGTCAAAAATAAAGACCCGTTCAGTGGTCTGCGTTCATTCTGCGCAATTTAGCAGGGAGGTTGTCCTCTGGTCGGCTACTAGAACCAGGCAATGGGTTGAGACTTGGGCCAGGCACTGGAGCAGGTGCTGAGAGCTTTCTGTGATGCTCCAGTTCTCCTGCTGACTGGGTGTGAGTCTCTGAACCCATCTTAAGAGGTTTGAGACGAAGGTGATTTTCTGTCTCTCCATGACCCACCAGGGAACCAAGCCGCTGTACCCTGAGGGGCAGGTCACCTGTGCTGCTGGCCTTTTCTGTTGGCTGTGGACTTCCAGTTTTGAGGACCTCTTTTCCATTCTTAGAGCACATACGCTGGAGTTTGCTCGGTAATTTACTCCCAGGATCATCAGAATGAGGAACCCCATCTAAAGAAAAGATGCGCTCTCTGCGACGACCCTCAATCAATGTAGGCGAGAGAATAGGACCAGGGGACGGCAGGGAGGACTTTTCATCTTGTTCCTTCACACTGTATGGAGGAGTGGGCACCTCAAATGTGTTGTGGAACTGAGAGTAGTCTACTCTGAAGAATCCTTCCTCCAGCGACATGACTGGTAGGAAGCGGTGACCCCACAGCACCTCATCCTCTGTATAAGATGTTCGTGCTTGGCACGTCATGCCTGAAAGAGAAGCCAAGGATTCATGTTACAGTAGAGGCTTGATTCAGTTTATTTTGCCAAAAATGACCTCATTTAAAtaagttaatacatttaaaaaatattcaacacaggctcattggaaaaacATGTTTCAGTATACATAGGTAAAATATATGCTATGGGCCAGTATAATGCTAAAATCAAATGTTAATGTAACAAATTTTGTTCCTTTTCagactaatgatatttacagggacatatcaTCAATGGCTAAAGTATAATTGACTAAACAGCTTGTCACAAAAATGTCTATAATTTGTAACTAAACTGAGTTAAATAAAACATGCTTCCACAAAAGATGtaaaaagcaatgcaaaatcaaGATAAAGCTATGTGGGTCCAATGCACATTTTAATTCCGTTTGCTTTTGAAATCTCTATTAGTTGGTTTTAGGGAAAGGTTCAAAACAGTTGTTCActagatcaggggttcccaaacttttcagcttgcgacccccaaaataagaATTCCGGAAACTCGCAATTCCCACTATCCTCAGAGGGGGTTATAAACACACAAACTATGcacacaatggtgcacacacaccaatagaaactatataaacaagtttattgacaacacaaaaagcgcaacagtctaacaactatATAATTGTTATggttattattcatttgtttaatttaatagtaACCTCAATTAATGAGAATGGttggcacaatgtttacagcacaagactaATCTTGGTTCATTTTTAAAGACCGCCACTTGGagacctttatttttaatgtatgcgagtgctgtaaaggtgtcaaagttgaCCATTGTGCGGTAAAATCAATCTGCTCcaactaacactattgctgtgtcattaatagcgtaataaccccaggggtcacaatctattggaaaaagaattcaaaggctgatggctttttatttgcatgttgtttttatttaactattaaacaCTATTTCTATCTTCTGCAGGTTATGGATAATATATggcaattctaatagtttaataacatatatgatatttttggaaatcaccatgggaccgacccccactttgggaaccactgcgctagatgatctgtatgacaagccccGCCTTCTCATGGACCTGCACAAGAAGGTCGTCTATCTAAATCCTATAACAAAACGCACCCTATTTCAGTATTTACaaaacgtatttcagattcacaaaaatatagacagtgctctctagtggatttgtcatcttaaACGTGCAAATAAACATAAACGTAGAAATGTGTTTTACGTTTCACAAAAACATAGCCTAAGGCACATACAGGTATTTACAATCAGCCTGTGtcgaaaatatttataataatattcagACTAGACCTGTTTAGGTATTCTATGCCTGcagaatattcattttcttttcggcttagtccctttattaatcagggggttgccacagcggaattaatacagcatatgttttatgcagcgcatgcccttccagctgcaacccatcactgggaaacatccatacacactcattcacacacatacactacagacaatttagcttacacaattcacctatactgcatgtttttgaactacacaaacatgcacaatgCACAATGTTGAACCCATGCACAATGTTGAACCCAAagtgccctatcatacactcggcgTGTTTTGTgccatttgttgctattttcagaccagcgtaaCGCTAATTTTCACGTtctgcgccacgttgtttaaatagaaaatccatttgtgccactttgtggactcatgggtgtgctggtaaagaaggtgtgttaaggcgcattgttggtgtgttgctatttcgagaaactgaaatagactgcgccattgaccaagtaGAAGCTGGTCTAAaatccagcgcagagcatgttatGCGCCTCTGTGGATTCAAACGCTTAATAGGatctacagcaatacacaaatatctttacataggaaaaataaaaaaataaaataaaacccaatatttattatattatatgcaaatttataattgttttattaaaaacaagtttagatttgtccatctgttgggttttggagatgtatgcatcaccatatgaggtataggacgtgtgtttggatataacgtgtggttttttgaccacacttcgttatttttgttcatttattcgtttgcagGAAATTAGTACTGAATTTAGaattagttttgaaacaaatctttgcgcttaacaaacaaaattaaatatgtaggctaatgcatgTCTTCAGGAAtgagtgtacaacaccgtttccttattcacaaaagtaaaatagagaaagaggctgaatggaggaggctcgttctttatcctcgtgctgcagatggtctgtttaaattattttctcactagtgaagcgttcagtttttccacttacaaagtctgtcatgtaaatagcaaatgcagcttggcatgacacaactgacttttaaagggaatgggagatgagactctaattggtttattgCACgctatgcttaaaacacacccataacttattaagagaataagcactaCCCTATTATAGCATGCGCCACGGGGCAAAGCGtattttttccatccttaaaatagtaaaagtggattcaAACAAGCCCATattgcttttgcaccatgtgctttagactttgcgcctagatcagtaaaatagagcccaaagtgtGTAATGTCTTGaatattcagtgtgtgtgtgtgtgtgtgtttctaacaattaaaaaaagaaaatcaaaaatattttcctATTTCTACTTGTTCTTTTTAGTAGTGTGCTCATGTTTGTACAAGTTTTGAGGTCAAATCGGTGGGGAGAAAATTGATTTGTGAACTCTAAATCTTTAATGAAAGGTCTTGCTTGCCTTGTGAGGATAAGAAGCACAGTTCAAATAAATATACTAgtgagtgttttaaaaaacacagttGAGTAGGAAAACAATTCCTCATaccaattattcatttttatcataatatgttataatattttgagaattttattgttaacaaaagcaaattgtttttTGATGAGTGAAAATGTTAGAAACTGCTTACCCGAAGGAAGAAATGAAATGTTTGGTGTTCGTCCAGTTCCACCAGGAACTATTGTGACcaacaaaagcattttttgcattataaCTAATTTTATTGCCTTGTTATATGCACCATCATTTGCTTGTAAAACGAACATGCTTCTAACCCAGAGGCAACATCAAAGAAATTCAAGCTGAAAGAAATTGGGGATGTACTTCTTTCTCAGATCATATTTGAGCGGATTtgagaaaatatataataaccTGTAGTTTCCACGATTCCTTCCAGGATGACGACGATCTCAAACTGTTCGTTCATGAGGGATCGCTGGGACAGGTCAAAAAAGGGGCTATTGGAATTGATCTCGTGACATATTGTGAGGGGTGAGACGAGGAAAAGTTGGTCAGCACCCGTTCCAAATCCAACATCCAATTCCCGCTGATCCAATGGTAGAAACTCTCCCTCTGGGGTTTGACGAGACTAAAGCAAACACATGGTGAGATACACTGTTAAGACACATTCACAATTTCTcttttcatataaaaaaatttGTACATCTATATTTAATCTCAGCATATACCTCAGAGGATTGTTCAAATATCAGCCTGTGGTATTCAGGGCTAAGCAAAAAATTCATTGTGCTCCCTGATAATGATGTTTAGTTGCGCATGCTGTCTGTGCCGTTGTAGCACGATTCAGTGAATTATGCAAATCAGGTAACAGCACAAACATGCCCAAAAGTAAGTGCTGAACACAGTTTGCATGATGTAACTGTCCACAATCTAACAGATTATGTGTTAAGTTGGAGATGAAATAGTGAAATCGAATTAAATCTTCCATTTTAATATGTAATTGGAATGCTTTTAAGAactgttttagtttttaatataatatgacaGTAACTGCAATGCCAGCTTCCTACCCACAGCCAAAGCTGAGGTCATCTTGGCCAAAAGTACATAACTTGTATCACTGTTTTTATCTTTACACggacatatatttatttaaaaaatcaagggCATCTTTAGGGGTCATCCATGGTTTGTGTAAAGGTTTAATACCTTTACACTTAGCCTTGTGTTCCCATATTATCGTTAGAGATTGGCAGTGAAGTCAGCGGGGTTGGCTGCCTGTGCTGAAGGCCACAGATGGTGAACAGACTGAGAGCTCCAGTCACGGTGATGTTCCCAGGAAAGAGTGAGAGTTTTCACAAGCATAGATGCAGtgcctctcacacacacacacacacacacacacacacacgcacacacacacacacacacacacacacacacacacatacacaaatgttcttattttaaaagaatttttaaGCATAAGTGCAAAACCTTCAAAGGGGAACACAAGATGTGTCATCTGCCAGTTTGATAAAGGTAGTGGAGAGACATCTGCTGACAGTCCCTGCTGTTGCTTAAACTAAACGTGTGAATTGctcttagggctgcacaatatctcGTTTCAGCATCGACATTGCAGGGTGCATATCCGCAATCGTTACACTgcacaaaatgcttttcttacttatattatttatcttgtttctagtccaaatgtctaaaatattttttaaatcaagatgcattttctagacaagtaaaaaaatactgtcttaatttcaaaaataataaataaaaattgtgagagatttttcttaaaacaagctaaccaaaaccaaaccaatcaaaccaaaaataagattatttcccTTGTTTTAAGAAGAAACGATCTTATGTCTGACATtgattctgaaaacaaaacaatatttttacttactGTATCTAGAAagtgcttcttggtttaagagtttttagatatttggactagaagacaaaacctctaagtaagaaaagtattGTGTGCAGATTTGTAAAGTCACTGCAAAATTTAATATATAAGTATAAGTTAGACATTTCAAGGGAGTTTAAAACATTCGGGCACAATAAATTATGTTGTTTGGAggtgtaaaaaatattaattgtattcatttattcaataaaaatctCTAAAATCATATTTTACACTTGGTTATTGATTTTCTGTGCCTGAATAGTTAGACTTTCTAGAAAAAATTTAAACAGagctacagttaaagtcagaattattaaagcccctgaattattagcccgctgttaattcccccccccccaatttctgtttaacagagagatttttttcaacacatttctaaacataatagttttaataactcatttctgataactgatttcttttatctttgccatgatgacagtaaataatattttactagatatttttttcaagacacttctatacagcttaaagtgacatttaaaggcttaactaggttaattaggttaattaattagacaagttattgtataatgatggtttattctgtagactatcgaaaaaaactggagctaataattttgaccttaaaatcgtttttaaaaattttaaactgcttttattctagccaaaataaaacaaataagactttctccagaagaaaaaacattagacaatgtgaaaatgtccttgctctgttaaacatcatttgagaaatata encodes:
- the kcnj19b gene encoding G protein-activated inward rectifier potassium channel 1; the encoded protein is MSAIRRKFGEDYQVVNTNRAMSFSAPAKRKRQRFVEKNGRCNVQHGNLGGETSRYISDLFTTLVDLKWRWNLLIFLLTYTVAWLIMASMWWIIAYIRGDLGHGHDDSYTPCVANVYNFPSAFLFFIETEATIGYGYRYITEKCPEGIILFLFQSLLGSIVDAFLIGCMFIKMSQPKKRAETLMFSQDAVISQRDGKLCLMFRVGNLRNSHMVSAQIRCKLIKSRQTPEGEFLPLDQRELDVGFGTGADQLFLVSPLTICHEINSNSPFFDLSQRSLMNEQFEIVVILEGIVETTGMTCQARTSYTEDEVLWGHRFLPVMSLEEGFFRVDYSQFHNTFEVPTPPYSVKEQDEKSSLPSPGPILSPTLIEGRRRERIFSLDGVPHSDDPGSKLPSKLQRMCSKNGKEVLKTGSPQPTEKASSTGDLPLRVQRLGSLVGHGETENHLRLKPLKMGSETHTQSAGELEHHRKLSAPAPVPGPSLNPLPGSSSRPEDNLPAKLRRMNADH